A portion of the Mustela erminea isolate mMusErm1 chromosome 19, mMusErm1.Pri, whole genome shotgun sequence genome contains these proteins:
- the ZNF23 gene encoding zinc finger protein 23 isoform X7 translates to MDFSEACILKKQQEVHLVGSMKKENNVIDGTAKDDTSPVKECLFSQSPNLGQCHAVSSGEQPSECIGLERAFSFDTKLIQHEIINSGERPFKCEELVETFRCNSEHQDGHTGEKPYRCKECGKAFSINAKLIWHQRLHSGEKPFKCVECGKSFSYSSHYITHQTIHSGEKPYQCKVCGKAFSVNGSLSRHQRIHTGEKPYRCKECGSGFTCSSAYITHQRVHTGEKPYECKDCGKAFNVNAKLIQHQRIHTGEKPYECNECGKGFRCSSQLRQHQSVHTGEKPYQCKECAKAFSNNAKLIQHQRIHTGEKPYECTECGKAFSVKGKLIQHQRIHTGEKPYGCNECGKAFRCNSQLRQHLRIHTGEKPYECRECGKAFSVNAKLMQHQRIHTGEKPFECNECGKCFTSKRNLLDHHRIHTGEKPYQCKECGKAFSINAKLTRHQRIHTGEKPFKCMECEKAFSCSSDYIVHQRIHTGEKPFQCKECGKAFHVNAHLIRHQRSHTGEKPFRCVECGKGFSYSSDCIIHQTVHTWKKPYVCNVCGKAFRFSFQLAQHQSVHSEGKS, encoded by the coding sequence ATGGACTTTTCAGAAGCCTGTATTCTAAAGAAACAGCAGGAAGTCCATTTAGTAGGaagcatgaagaaagaaaataacgtCATAGACGGAACAGCGAAAGACGACACAAGCCCTGTGAAGGAATGTTTGTTTAGTCAGAGTCCAAACTTGGGTCAGTGTCACGCCGTTAGTTCTGGAGAGCAGCCTTCTGAATGTATAGGATTGGAGAGAGCCTTCAGCTTTGACACAAAACTTATTCAGCATGAAATAATCAATTCTGGGGAAAGACCTTTTAAATGTGAAGAATTAGTGGAAACCTTCAGGTGTAACTCTGAGCATCAAGATGgccacactggggagaagccctatCGGTGTAAAGAGTGTGGCAAAGCCTTTAGCATTAATGCAAAATTAATTTGGCATCAGAGACTTCATAGTGGGGAGAAACCCTTCAAATGTGTGGAGTGTGGGAAAAGCTTCAGTTACAGTTCCCATTATATCACACATCAGACAATCCACAGCGGGGAGAAGCCCTATCAGTGCAAGgtatgtgggaaagccttcagcgTGAATGGGAGTCTAAGTCGGCATCAGAGAATCCATACAGGAGAGAAGCCCTATCGGTGCAAAGAGTGTGGGAGTGGCTTTACCTGTAGCTCTGCATATATCACACACCAGAGGgtccacactggagagaagccctatgaatgCAAAGActgtggaaaagctttcaacGTGAATGCAAAATTAATTCAACATCAGAGGatccacactggagagaaaccttacgaGTGTAATGAGTGTGGGAAAGGCTTCAGGTGCAGCTCCCAGCTGCGGCAGCATCAGAGCgtccacactggggagaagccctatCAGTGTAAGGAGTGTGCAAAAGCCTTCAGTAATAATGCAAAACTCATTCAGCATCAAAGAATCCACACAGGCGAGAAGCCCTATGAGTGTActgaatgtggaaaagcctttagTGTCAAAGGGAAGTTAATCCAGCACCAGAGAATTCACACAGGTGAGAAACCCTATGGGTGTAacgaatgtgggaaagccttcaggtGTAACTCCCAGCTGCGGCAGCATCTGAGAATCCACACTGGGGAAAAGCCCTATGAGTGCAGGGAGTGTGGAAAGGCCTTCAGCGTTAATGCAAAACTAATGCAGCATCAGAGGATTCATACTGGGGAGAAACCCTTTGAGTGTAACGAGTGTGGGAAATGCTTTACTTCTAAAAGAAACCTGCTCGATCATCACCGAATCCATACTGGAGAAAAGCCTTATCagtgtaaggaatgtgggaaagccttcagtaTCAATGCCAAACTAACGAGGCATCAGAGAATACACACTGGGGAGAAACCTTTCAAATGTATGGAATGTGAAAAAGCATTTAGCTGTAGTTCTGACTATATTGTACATCAGAGGATCcatactggagagaagccctTTCAGTGTAAGGAGTGTGGAAAGGCCTTCCACGTTAATGCCCATTTAATTCGGCATCAGAGAAGCCACACTGGGGAGAAACCGTTCAGATGTGTGGAGTGTGGCAAAGGGTTCAGCTATAGTTCTGACTGTATTATACATCAGACTGTCCATACTTGGAAGAAACCCTACGTGTGTAACgtgtgtgggaaagccttcaggtTTAGCTTCCAACTTGCTCAGCATCAGAGTGTCCATAGTGAAGGAAAATCCTAA
- the ZNF23 gene encoding zinc finger protein 23 isoform X6 → MLENYGNVASLGFSLLKPAVISQLEGAGELGCPSPLVAGTEIGPQGLWTVDIDIQTDDNLTKEVFEEKHNTSFELQRHFSQGMDFSEACILKKQQEVHLVGSMKKENNVIDGTAKDDTSPVKECLFSQSPNLGQCHAVSSGEQPSECIGLERAFSFDTKLIQHEIINSGERPFKCEELVETFRCNSEHQDGHTGEKPYRCKECGKAFSINAKLIWHQRLHSGEKPFKCVECGKSFSYSSHYITHQTIHSGEKPYQCKVCGKAFSVNGSLSRHQRIHTGEKPYRCKECGSGFTCSSAYITHQRVHTGEKPYECKDCGKAFNVNAKLIQHQRIHTGEKPYECNECGKGFRCSSQLRQHQSVHTGEKPYQCKECAKAFSNNAKLIQHQRIHTGEKPYECTECGKAFSVKGKLIQHQRIHTGEKPYGCNECGKAFRCNSQLRQHLRIHTGEKPYECRECGKAFSVNAKLMQHQRIHTGEKPFECNECGKCFTSKRNLLDHHRIHTGEKPYQCKECGKAFSINAKLTRHQRIHTGEKPFKCMECEKAFSCSSDYIVHQRIHTGEKPFQCKECGKAFHVNAHLIRHQRSHTGEKPFRCVECGKGFSYSSDCIIHQTVHTWKKPYVCNVCGKAFRFSFQLAQHQSVHSEGKS, encoded by the exons ATGCTGGAGAATTATGGGAATGTGGCCTCCCTGG GATTTTCGCTTCTCAAACCTGCTGTGATCTCACAACTGGAGGGAGCAGGTGAGCTGGGGTGCCCATCTCCACTGGTGGCTGGAACAGAAATAGGCCCCCAGGGCCTCTGGACTG TAGATATTGATATCCAGACTGACGATAATTTGACAAAGGAAGTGTTTGAAGAAAAACACAATACATCATTTGAACTTCAGAGGCACTTTTCCCAGGGGATGGACTTTTCAGAAGCCTGTATTCTAAAGAAACAGCAGGAAGTCCATTTAGTAGGaagcatgaagaaagaaaataacgtCATAGACGGAACAGCGAAAGACGACACAAGCCCTGTGAAGGAATGTTTGTTTAGTCAGAGTCCAAACTTGGGTCAGTGTCACGCCGTTAGTTCTGGAGAGCAGCCTTCTGAATGTATAGGATTGGAGAGAGCCTTCAGCTTTGACACAAAACTTATTCAGCATGAAATAATCAATTCTGGGGAAAGACCTTTTAAATGTGAAGAATTAGTGGAAACCTTCAGGTGTAACTCTGAGCATCAAGATGgccacactggggagaagccctatCGGTGTAAAGAGTGTGGCAAAGCCTTTAGCATTAATGCAAAATTAATTTGGCATCAGAGACTTCATAGTGGGGAGAAACCCTTCAAATGTGTGGAGTGTGGGAAAAGCTTCAGTTACAGTTCCCATTATATCACACATCAGACAATCCACAGCGGGGAGAAGCCCTATCAGTGCAAGgtatgtgggaaagccttcagcgTGAATGGGAGTCTAAGTCGGCATCAGAGAATCCATACAGGAGAGAAGCCCTATCGGTGCAAAGAGTGTGGGAGTGGCTTTACCTGTAGCTCTGCATATATCACACACCAGAGGgtccacactggagagaagccctatgaatgCAAAGActgtggaaaagctttcaacGTGAATGCAAAATTAATTCAACATCAGAGGatccacactggagagaaaccttacgaGTGTAATGAGTGTGGGAAAGGCTTCAGGTGCAGCTCCCAGCTGCGGCAGCATCAGAGCgtccacactggggagaagccctatCAGTGTAAGGAGTGTGCAAAAGCCTTCAGTAATAATGCAAAACTCATTCAGCATCAAAGAATCCACACAGGCGAGAAGCCCTATGAGTGTActgaatgtggaaaagcctttagTGTCAAAGGGAAGTTAATCCAGCACCAGAGAATTCACACAGGTGAGAAACCCTATGGGTGTAacgaatgtgggaaagccttcaggtGTAACTCCCAGCTGCGGCAGCATCTGAGAATCCACACTGGGGAAAAGCCCTATGAGTGCAGGGAGTGTGGAAAGGCCTTCAGCGTTAATGCAAAACTAATGCAGCATCAGAGGATTCATACTGGGGAGAAACCCTTTGAGTGTAACGAGTGTGGGAAATGCTTTACTTCTAAAAGAAACCTGCTCGATCATCACCGAATCCATACTGGAGAAAAGCCTTATCagtgtaaggaatgtgggaaagccttcagtaTCAATGCCAAACTAACGAGGCATCAGAGAATACACACTGGGGAGAAACCTTTCAAATGTATGGAATGTGAAAAAGCATTTAGCTGTAGTTCTGACTATATTGTACATCAGAGGATCcatactggagagaagccctTTCAGTGTAAGGAGTGTGGAAAGGCCTTCCACGTTAATGCCCATTTAATTCGGCATCAGAGAAGCCACACTGGGGAGAAACCGTTCAGATGTGTGGAGTGTGGCAAAGGGTTCAGCTATAGTTCTGACTGTATTATACATCAGACTGTCCATACTTGGAAGAAACCCTACGTGTGTAACgtgtgtgggaaagccttcaggtTTAGCTTCCAACTTGCTCAGCATCAGAGTGTCCATAGTGAAGGAAAATCCTAA